From the Chloroflexus aurantiacus J-10-fl genome, one window contains:
- a CDS encoding glycosyltransferase family 4 protein: MAQPHSYLPDDTAAARTVARPVERPLIARHRVVHISTVHPPFDQRIFYRECASLASAGYETHLLVPLPVTELERKAVHLHSVGAPAEQRLELALKRRWQRIRRAAALARQLRADLYHLHDPELIPLGLWLKATTGARVVFDCHENNTAYIRQKHHVNPLLRKGLELGIATLERLAARTFDAIITADRGVADLYLRQFRARRVVTVHNFPQLDLFLQQPPPAEDAPFDLVYHGTIPRYHLEVTFAVAEALRRRSRCVRWLFFGRCPEIGWAREELARRGLQDDFVIDPDPVPHDQVAPRVRQGRIGFIPLPDLPKFQHNIPTKLFEFMALGMPVVLSDLPPSRPFVGDGRCAIMVPPDDSEAYANAILRLLDDPTLRQAMGAEGRRRVIHEYNWQREAQYLLALYAELL; the protein is encoded by the coding sequence ATGGCTCAACCGCACTCTTATCTACCCGATGATACCGCTGCTGCCAGAACGGTGGCGCGCCCGGTTGAGCGGCCTTTGATCGCCCGCCATCGGGTTGTGCATATCTCGACCGTCCATCCACCGTTCGATCAACGCATCTTCTACCGTGAATGTGCGAGCCTGGCATCAGCCGGTTACGAGACTCATCTCCTGGTACCGTTGCCGGTCACCGAACTGGAGCGCAAGGCGGTTCATTTGCACAGTGTAGGCGCACCTGCCGAACAACGGTTAGAGCTGGCTTTGAAACGTCGCTGGCAACGGATACGGCGGGCGGCTGCCCTGGCGCGTCAGCTCAGGGCCGATCTCTACCACCTGCACGATCCCGAATTGATCCCGCTTGGGCTGTGGTTAAAAGCAACGACTGGCGCTCGTGTCGTGTTCGATTGTCACGAAAATAACACGGCATATATCCGTCAGAAGCATCATGTCAATCCTCTGCTGCGCAAGGGATTAGAACTTGGCATAGCTACGCTTGAGCGCCTGGCTGCACGGACCTTCGATGCGATTATTACGGCTGATCGCGGTGTGGCCGATCTTTACCTGCGGCAATTTCGCGCCAGGCGGGTAGTGACAGTGCATAATTTTCCGCAGCTCGATCTCTTCCTTCAACAGCCACCCCCGGCTGAAGATGCACCGTTCGATCTGGTTTACCACGGGACAATCCCGCGCTATCATCTCGAAGTGACGTTCGCAGTTGCCGAAGCATTGCGGCGGCGAAGTCGTTGTGTGCGCTGGCTCTTTTTCGGGCGGTGCCCGGAGATCGGGTGGGCGCGGGAAGAGTTGGCCCGTCGTGGCTTGCAAGACGATTTCGTGATCGATCCCGATCCGGTGCCACACGATCAGGTGGCACCTCGCGTGCGGCAGGGCCGGATAGGCTTTATTCCCCTTCCGGATCTACCGAAGTTCCAACACAACATTCCGACCAAGCTGTTTGAGTTCATGGCCCTCGGTATGCCGGTAGTTCTTAGCGATCTGCCACCGAGTCGTCCTTTCGTTGGTGATGGTCGTTGTGCAATAATGGTGCCACCCGACGATAGCGAAGCCTACGCCAACGCCATCCTGCGCTTACTCGAT